A segment of the Methanobrevibacter ruminantium genome:
AATATCATCATTTTGTTTTAAGTAATCGATTAAGCTTTCACTCTTTTTACCGTGTACATCACTAATTGCTAAAATTTTCATTTTAAAACATCCTTAAAACTTTAAAATTCAACGTAAAATTATAATTATAAAAAATAATTTAAAAAAAAGAATAATCTTTTATTATTATGTTTATTCAGCGAAAAATGGAGCCATTTCCTTTAAAGCTAATTGGATATTTGATTTTTCACCATACAACGCAATTGTTGAATCGGTGTCAAATTCCATTATAAGTCCATAATATTCAGCTATTTCCTGTATTCTATCCTCTGCAATTGGATTTCTTAAAGTAATCTTTGCATATGATAATCCTGGAGGAACATTTTGAATGAATTTTGATTGGGTGTCTGGAATCTTAAAGATCTCTTCTCCCCTATTTGCTCTTTGAAGCTTGTCTAACCATTCTTCATAAAATTCCTTGTCATAACTTTCCGCAAGAGAAAGCAAGATTCCTTGAATTTCATTTAAGGACATGTCCGCCCTAGCCATCTCATTGATCATATCTGGATGAGAAGGGTCTTTCTTATAGAACCCAATTTGGGATTTAACCAAACCTAAGTCCTTATTCAATTCATTTGGAATTGGAACTCCTCTCTTGTGCAATTCTGAAGAAAGGTTAACCA
Coding sequences within it:
- a CDS encoding DUF2096 domain-containing protein, producing MSTLPIEQSWLVMVNLSSELHKRGVPIPNELNKDLGLVKSQIGFYKKDPSHPDMINEMARADMSLNEIQGILLSLAESYDKEFYEEWLDKLQRANRGEEIFKIPDTQSKFIQNVPPGLSYAKITLRNPIAEDRIQEIAEYYGLIMEFDTDSTIALYGEKSNIQLALKEMAPFFAE